A single Aspergillus chevalieri M1 DNA, chromosome 3, nearly complete sequence DNA region contains:
- the mdm12 gene encoding ERMES complex subunit MDM12 (COG:U;~EggNog:ENOG410PI4S;~InterPro:IPR027532,IPR031468,IPR019411;~go_component: GO:0032865 - ERMES complex [Evidence IEA];~go_function: GO:0008289 - lipid binding [Evidence IEA];~go_process: GO:0007005 - mitochondrion organization [Evidence IEA];~go_process: GO:0045040 - protein insertion into mitochondrial outer membrane [Evidence IEA]) produces the protein MSIDVNWETATSGPDGEALAERIRSFIHDKFQQVALPRFIRSVQVHSFEFGTIPPDLEIKDFCEPFTDFYEEDDDDEISEVSEELVSEHGSNTTHDDESQWPGTGPPSFHDGMAMNNQQLRDPFDEPGHHYDYPSALRSPMEHLNSHFLPRAAGTPGLPVGTSTLGYHLMSLGALSGTQTPLAAVAGGSPFANGWSDSGIGPASRMRLEKPSVLAYPHAAMQQHQLLQQQQQQRQQQRQQQQQRQLEADVDSASRPSTGSHPAVVNKEPDDPIIPSPGTSSHLGDPPSSATHPHNHPPPPPQIPLRPPPRMRERKPEDFQVLCHAKYAGDVRLSLTAEILLDYPMPSFVGLPLKLNVTGMTFDGVAVIAYIRKRVHFCFLSAEDADALLGSEEQQQQGDDNNTTGAGLGLDTHNTTSSAQKRQGGLLQEIRVESEIGRKEDGKQVLKNVGKVERFVLAQVRRIFEEELVFPSFWTFLV, from the coding sequence ATGTCCATCGACGTCAACTGGGAGACAGCCACCTCTGGACCAGACGGGGAGGCTCTGGCCGAGCGCATCCGCTCCTTTATCCACGACAAATTCCAGCAGGTGGCCCTCCCACGCTTCATCCGTTCAGTACAGGTCCATTCCTTCGAATTCGGGACGATCCCTCCAGACCTTGAGATAAAAGATTTCTGTGAACCGTTTACGGACTTCtacgaggaggatgacgatgatgagatTTCGGAGGTGTCTGAAGAGCTAGTATCGGAGCATGGTAGCAACACCACCCACGATGACGAGAGTCAATGGCCCGGGACGGGGCCTCCTTCGTTCCATGACGGGATGGCGATGAATAACCAGCAATTGCGAGATCCTTTTGATGAGCCGGGGCATCATTATGATTACCCGTCAGCTTTGCGGTCGCCTATGGAGCACCTCAATTCGCATTTCCTGCCTCGCGCCGCGGGCACGCCGGGCTTGCCTGTCGGGACGTCGACATTGGGCTATCACCTAATGTCACTAGGTGCGCTATCTGGAACACAAACGCCTCTAGCTGCGGTAGCAGGTGGCTCGCCATTTGCGAATGGCTGGTCAGATTCCGGAATCGGACCAGCGAGCAGAATGCGACTGGAGAAACCATCTGTACTGGCATACCCTCACGCAGCAATGCAGCAGCACCAGCTCcttcaacagcaacaacagcagcgaCAGCAACAGcgtcaacagcagcaacagagACAACTGGAAGCCGATGTCGACTCCGCCTCCCGACCATCAACAGGCTCTCATCCCGCTGTTGTGAACAAAGAACCAGATGACCCCATCATCCCCAGCCCCGGCACCAGCTCTCACCTAGGCGACCCTCCCTCCTCTGCAACCCACCCGCATaaccacccaccaccaccacctcaaATCCCCCTCCGCCCACCCCCCCGCATGCGTGAGCGGAAACCCGAAGACTTCCAAGTCCTCTGCCACGCCAAATACGCAGGCGACGTGCGCCTCTCCCTAACAGCCGAGATCCTCCTCGACTACCCCATGCCCAGCTTCGTAGGGCTCCCTCTGAAACTCAACGTCACGGGAATGACGTTCGACGGCGTCGCGGTGATCGCGTATATTCGCAAACGCGTGCATTTCTGTTTCTTGTCTGCCGAGGATGCGGATGCGTTGCTTGGGTCTgaggaacagcagcagcaagggGATGACAATAATACTACCGGTGCCGGTCTAGGCCTGGATACTCATAATACCACGTCCTCCGCGCAGAAACGACAGGGCGGTTTGCTTCAGGAGATTCGGGTTGAGAGTGAAATCGGCCGCAAGGAGGATGGGAAACAGGTCCTGAAGAATGTTGGCAAGGTTGAGCGGTTTGTTCTTGCTCAGGTGCGCCGGATCTTTGAGGAGGAGCTTGTGTTTCCTAGTTTCTGGACGTTTCTTGTTTGA
- a CDS encoding uncharacterized protein (COG:S;~EggNog:ENOG410PRMF;~TransMembrane:1 (o524-543i)) has product MRLHAAAPSRAETSSVTDNPMSLVDQTGIPTPLDQSMIGVEPFDQSAIQNMNTLLDSPDDLLTWLMPDFGSISALPLPFMEDPTYQPLAQTSNPSEETAKKIQRAPGTMALHQIHALIDDLSKRLNSDLHNTGFTSAFLDTCLQEFINRTLPSLPVIHGPTFNPREIIPPLLLTMAALGSLFVCLPGSVEKGEILWRLGHTAVATSWNTLLNLKGPRDSCDGIQVVLTALLGQSYALLSGNPNIRTTALVVHGLGFYWARTCGMYAVKDTQLDEIPALNAPQSEKDAAWKIWAASEVQRRAVLGHYVLDGLISQASASPANARHLINSLNTTCSDAVFSAGTADEWILEMTRSAAVQTPFSAVFASVFSNDYPSKPICLSKFSTIVVMEGLQSLVSDLYETTGPIFGTISASQIIHALLNLYDTNLSQLLIQTNNDDHLQLYIRWHTVCLELAVSSTTLYHQLCETYKLPRVFGERTSAKRPLTHHDFDLTEWAVSADALRAVLHASAIIRLLNDIPFSRAHAIHIPAAIFASTMVLGSVYLVHGETIHLPKSFQWRDVWAGVLAGSGDANAHYQSQYPGLNVDFHSTLRYLHGKGNGEILILRVLNEINFLHAGLETIVSPWGVSKQMRKVIQCLAVFLHER; this is encoded by the coding sequence ATGAGATTGCATGCGGCTGCCCCTTCTCGAGCAGAAACATCTTCTGTAACAGATAATCCAATGTCCCTGGTAGATCAAACTGGGATACCTACACCACTAGATCAGTCCATGATTGGGGTtgagccatttgatcaatcAGCAATACAAAACATGAATACACTCCTAGACTCGCCTGACGACCTTCTTACATGGCTCATGCCTGATTTCGGCTCAATATCAGCTCTCCCGCTGCCCTTCATGGAAGATCCTACTTATCAACCGCTTGCACAGACGTCCAATCCATCTGAAGAGACCGCTAAGAAAATTCAACGCGCACCAGGGACGATGGCTCTACACCAAATTCACGCATTGATCGATGATCTTTCAAAGAGACTGAATTCTGATTTGCATAACACCGGTTTTACGTCTGCATTTCTTGACACTTGCCTACAAGAATTCATTAACCGGACTTTGCCTTCTCTTCCAGTCATTCATGGGCCCACTTTCAATCCTCGCGAGATCATACCTCCTCTACTCTTGACTATGGCTGCGCTTGGATCATTGTTTGTCTGTCTACCGGGCTCCGTTGAAAAGGGAGAGATTCTTTGGAGACTAGGCCACACTGCCGTTGCGACATCTTGGAATACCCTGCTTAACCTAAAAGGACCTCGTGACAGCTGTGATGGGATTCAAGTCGTCCTCACAGCTCTTCTTGGCCAGAGTTACGCGCTGTTGTCTGGAAATCCAAATATACGCACTACCGCTCTAGTGGTCCACGGCCTTGGCTTCTACTGGGCGAGGACTTGCGGAATGTATGCGGTAAAAGACACACAGCTTGATGAGATCCCCGCACTGAATGCACCCCAGTCGGAAAAAGATGCTGCGTGGAAGATATGGGCAGCTTCAGAGGTTCAACGGCGAGCCGTACTTGGCCACTACGTCTTGGACGGGTTAATATCCCAAGCATCTGCATCTCCCGCAAATGCGCGTCATTTGATCAACTCCCTCAACACGACCTGTTCTGACGCTGTATTTTCTGCCGGAACGGCTGACGAATGGATCCTGGAGATGACTCGTTCAGCCGCTGTCCAGACACCATTCTCAGCAGTCTTTGCTTCTGTATTCTCTAATGACTATCCTTCCAAGCCCATATGTCTATCAAAATTCTCAACAATCGTCGTCATGGAGGGTCTGCAATCCCTCGTCTCTGATCTTTACGAAACCACTGGTCCTATATTTGGGACTATATCTGCCTCGCAAATAATCCACGCCCTTCTCAACCTCTACGACACCAATCTCTCCCAGCTCCTAATACAAACTAACAACGACGACCACTTGCAGCTTTACATTCGCTGGCACACCGTCTGTCTCGAACTCGCAGTCTCTTCAACCACCCTCTATCACCAACTGTGCGAAACCTACAAGCTCCCTCGGGTATTCGGCGAGCGCACTAGTGCCAAAAGACCACTCACCCATCATGATTTTGATCTGACTGAATGGGCTGTGAGCGCAGATGCGCTCCGCGCCGTCTTACATGCATCGGCTATTATACGCCTCCTAAATGACATTCCTTTTTCAAGGGCTCACGCAATTCATATTCCCGCTGCTATATTTGCATCTACAATGGTCCTCGGAAGCGTATATCTCGTGCACGGTGAAACCATTCATCTTCCCAAGAGCTTTCAGTGGCGGGATGTTTGGGCTGGTGTTCTTGCTGGTAGTGGTGATGCAAATGCACATTATCAGAGTCAATATCCTGGCTTGAATGTGGATTTCCACAGCACTTTGCGCTACCTACATGGAAAAGGGAATGGAGAAATTTTGATTCTTCGGGTACTCAATGAGATCAACTTCCTTCATGCGGGCTTGGAGACTATTGTCTCTCCGTGGGGTGTGTCGAAGCAAATGAGGAAGGTGATCCAATGTCTTGCTGTTTTTTTGCATGAGCGTTGA
- a CDS encoding putative serine/threonine protein kinase (Kin4) (COG:T;~EggNog:ENOG410PHT0;~InterPro:IPR017441,IPR008271,IPR000719,IPR011009;~PFAM:PF07714,PF00069;~go_function: GO:0004672 - protein kinase activity [Evidence IEA];~go_function: GO:0005524 - ATP binding [Evidence IEA];~go_process: GO:0006468 - protein phosphorylation [Evidence IEA]) — MSENPRPQSLPPSTHAASASSSAAPAPGQSSAHRPIYPDLLGGPPVPPPRTSSHRSHRTSPPSEKGSGSRHSQQRSDSGRHHATTASSSDPSKRASWTPGAPVSPSTSANASIMETIPSQGTLVKESSTVINQVLVSDPSVDIEREQVRQSGQSEESSKGAQSSSGLGLVGSEGVDDGGRGGLRSRHDYNGNSTKRKEITFGQYVLGQTLGEGEFGKVKLGWKRDGTIQVAIKLIRREVLGSNPTRLPKIYREISILRDLSHPNIVRLHEMVETDRHIGIIMEYASGGELFDHILNNRYLKDNSARRLFAQLVSGVGYLHKKGIVHRDLKLENLLLDRNRNIIITDFGFANTFDPVDELSEEIEYNLTNKNFVKRMQLDKTNAKGMRRGDLMQTSCGSPCYAAPELVVSDSLYTGRKVDVWSCGVILYAMLAGYLPFDDDPANPDGDNINLLYKYIVTTPLTFPEYVTPHARDLLRRILVPDPRKRADLFEVARHSWLSEFSHIVSHITSSTTQVAEIANTTIPQEEQKEPSLARSASVREPPKSYNSPVPTVGGLAHHSGDVSHDQQSDKSKTSRDAKRRTVQVEYVAPQSQTVRGETPTARNSVASNTTPTEATHAAAAAAGAAAPQEEVSAEQSTRAGESNAAETGGSTAVTGPSQPPMPQYTRPTTGGSMASFNAGRLPSRGSYGQPVAPTVAATNAQGRLAQPTNKPYVISAPVPQDPIHAATKSIGRPSAQQYPSRFNITPRQEAPKGHKRSNTISGIGERLFGRSGSIFGGRGTQPGGARQRNSRRYPPTSMKEPFPSDNNTRISVDSRRSGTLGPNRKYGESSGESRPRRFSLLPASFSLKGFGSSSRSQTPDNDSQGSRINVSNRVQQQPSTGALGSRSRAASSGTQDAINSITEGPSDEVFTNDASVNYQAHIDQQFAALHGSQSVGYQPTSYSGASIEQMYPHQQYAQHPYANNSAPSYLDGHNENAPRQSMQGNRRGTGILQKNRKFADAYEYEHHPGSSGAARKVMDFFRRRAKSRVGDDR, encoded by the exons ATGAGCGAAAACCCTCGTCCACAGTCTCTGCCGCCGTCGACACAtgcagcctcagcctcgtcCTCTGCGGCGCCTGCGCCCGGCCAGAGCAGCGCGCATCGCCCAATTTATCCCGATTTGTTAGGCGGCCCCCCAGTTCCGCCTCCAAGAACCTCGTCCCATCGCAGCCACCGCACTTCTCCGCCCTCAGAGAAAGGGTCGGGATCCCGGCATTCCCAACAGCGTTCTGACTCTGGGCGGCACCATGCTACCACTGCTTCTTCGTCGGACCCGTCGAAGAGAGCCAGTTGGACACCAGGGGCCCCCGTTTCCCCGTCGACCTCAGCCAACGCGTCTATCATGGAGACCATTCCTTCTCAGGGGACTCTAGTGAAGGAGTCGAGTACCGTGATCAATCAAGTACTTGTCAGTGATCCGTCGGTGGATATCGAGCGGGAGCAGGTGCGACAATCGGGGCAATCTGAGGAGTCCAGCAAGGGTGCCCAGTCCAGTAGTGGCCTGGGTTTGGTTGGGAGTGAAGGTGTAGATGATGGTGGCCGTGGCGGACTACGTAGTCGACATGACTATAATGGCAACTCGACCAAGCGGAAAGAAATAACCTTTGGCCAGTATGTTCTCGGGCAGACGCTGGGTGAAGGTGAATTCGGCAAGGTCAAGCTGGGTTGGAAGAGAGATGGCACCATCCAGGTGGCCATCAAGCTTATTCGAAGGGAGGTGCTCGGCTCGAATCCTACCAGACTTCCGAAGATCTACCGGGAGATTTCGATTCTCCGCGACCTCTCACATCCGAACATCGTTCGTCTTCACGAAATGGTGGAAACCGACCGTCACATTGGCATTATCATGGAGTATGCGTCCGGAGGGGAACTGTTCGATCACATCCTGAACAATCGGTATTTGAAGGATAATTCTGCGCGCCGTTTGTTTGCGCAGCTCGTCTCTGGTGTTGGTTATCTGCACAAGAAAGGCATCGTGCATCGTGACCTGAAGCTCGAAAACTTGCTGCTCGATCGCAATcgcaatatcatcatcacaGACTTTGGGTTCGCCAACACATTCGACCCGGTGGATGAACTCAGTGAGGAGATCGAGTACAATTTGACAAACAAGAACTTTGTGAAGAGGATGCAACTGGACAAGACCAATGCCAAGGGAATGCGAAGAGGTGATCTCATGCAGACAAGCTGTGGAAGTCCGTGCTATGCTGCTCCAGAACTCGTCGTGAGCGATTCGTTATACACGGGACGCAAGGTTGACGTCTGGAGTTGTGGTGTTATTCTG TATGCGATGCTTGCAGGATATCTTCCCTTTGACGACGACCCGGCAAACCCGGATGGTGACAACATCAATTTGTTGTATAAATACATCGTCACAACTCCCCTGACATTCCCCGAATACGTGACCCCACATGCGCGCGACCTGTTGCGGCGGATACTGGTACCTGATCCACGGAAACGAGCCGACCTATTTGAGGTCGCCCGTCACAGCTGGCTCAGCGAATTCTCCCACATCGTGTCGCACATCACCAGCAGTACCACCCAGGTCGCCGAAATTGCCAATACCACCATTCCGCAAG aagaacaaaaagagCCATCGCTGGCGCGCAGTGCATCAGTCAGAGAACCCCCGAAATCCTACAACAGTCCCGTTCCTACCGTGGGCGGTCTCGCCCACCACTCCGGGGACGTCTCGCACGACCAGCAGTCCGACAAGTCCAAGACCTCGCGGGATGCCAAGCGGAGAACAGTCCAGGTCGAATATGTTGCCCCTCAATCTCAGACCGTCCGAGGAGAGACTCCTACTGCACGGAATTCCGTCGCTTCGAATACGACCCCAACAGAGGCCACGCACgctgcggctgctgcggctgGAGCCGCGGCGCCCCAAGAGGAGGTGTCCGCAGAGCAGAGCACCAGGGCTGGAGAATCGAACGCGGCGGAAACTGGGGGCAGCACAGCGGTCACGGGGCCATCCCAGCCTCCGATGCCACAATACACGCGGCCGACCACGGGTGGTTCGATGGCCTCTTTCAATGCCGGCCGACTACCATCACGGGGTTCTTATGGCCAACCTGTGGCTCCTACGGTTGCGGCAACCAATGCTCAAGGTCGTCTCGCACAACCTACAAACAAGCCATATGTGATCTCCGCACCTGTTCCTCAAGATCCAATACACGCTGCTACTAAGTCCATTGGGCGGCCCAGCGCTCAGCAATATCCATCCAGATTCAATATCACCCCTCGCCAAGAGGCACCCAAGGGCCACAAACGGTCGAACACAATCTCGGGGATTGGAGAAAGACTTTTTGGCCGATCTGGGTCCATTTTCGGTGGCCGCGGTACGCAGCCGGGTGGTGCTCGCCAAAGGAATAGCAGGCGCTACCCGCCTACCAGCATGAAAGAACCATTCCCAAGTGATAATAACACGAGAATCTCTGTGGATTCTCGACGCTCAGGCACTCTTGGGCCGAACCGCAAGTATGGCGAGTCGAGTGGAGAGAGCAGGCCTCGTCGATTCTCGCTTTTACCTGCGTCTTTCTCGCTGAAAGGTTTTGGTTCGTCGAGTAGGTCGCAAACCCCGGACAATGATTCGCAAGGAAGTCGCATCAATGTCAGCAATCGCGTCCAGCAGCAACCATCGACTGGTGCTTTAGGATCCCGCTCCCGCGCGGCCAGCTCTGGGACTCAGGATGCGATCAATTCGATCACAGAGGGACCATCGGATGAGGTCTTCACCAACGATGCATCAGTCAACTACCAGGCTCACATCGACCAGCAGTTTGCGGCCTTACATGGGTCACAATCTGTTGGCTATCAGCCCACGTCCTACAGCGGCGCATCGATCGAGCAAATGTATCCTCATCAGCAATACGCGCAGCACCCGTACGCCAATAATTCAGCCCCCAGTTACTTAGATGGCCATAATGAGAATGCCCCCCGGCAGTCGATGCAAGGCAACCGACGAGGAACTGGTATCCTCCAGAAGAACCGCAAGTTTGCCGATGCCTATGAGTATGAGCATCATCCTGGCAGCTCAGGAGCAGCGAGGAAAGTCATGGACTTTTTCCGTCGGCGAGCCAAGTCTCGTGTTGGCGATGATCGGTAG
- a CDS encoding putative BAP31 domain protein (BUSCO:EOG09264XKX;~COG:V;~EggNog:ENOG410PH90;~InterPro:IPR040463,IPR008417,IPR041672;~PFAM:PF18035,PF05529;~TransMembrane:3 (o6-28i49-70o108-126i);~go_component: GO:0005783 - endoplasmic reticulum [Evidence IEA];~go_component: GO:0016021 - integral component of membrane [Evidence IEA];~go_process: GO:0006886 - intracellular protein transport [Evidence IEA]), with translation MTLYYSLVFCLLVFEMAVFMGLIIPLPFPIKRKLFTFISESPVVAKLQYGLKITFIFILILFIDSVNRVYRVQLELASFSKEGGAMGAAALGTDRMEVQARKFYSQRNMYLCGFTLFLSLILNRTYTMILELLRLEDKVKHLQGDKQAGGKDSARLASAGDLGEIGRLKEELATKDRDIETLKKQAEGLAREYHNLGDKVSDKPEGPKKDL, from the exons ATGACTCTCTACTACAGTCTC GTTTTCTGCCTTCTGGTCTTCGAGATGGCCGTTTTCATGGGCTTGATCATCCCTCTTCCCTTCCCCATCAAGCGGAAGTTGTTTACCTTCATCTCAGAAAGTCCTGTGGTAGCGAAATTACAATATGGGTTAAAG ATAACATTCATATttatcctcatcctctttaTTGACAGCGTCAACCGCGTGTACCGCGTGCAGCTCGAATTGGCGTCTTTCAGCAAAGAGGGTGGTGCTATGGG AGCCGCCGCTCTCGGAACGGACCGCATGGAAGTACAGGCCCGCAAGTTCTACTCCCAGCGTAACATGTACCTCTGCGGCTTCACGCTTTTCCTCTCCCTGATTCTCAATCGCACCTACACCATGATCCTCGAACTTCTCCGTCTCGAGGACAAGGTCAAGCACCTCCAGGGCGACAAGCAGGCCGGCGGCAAGGACTCCGCTCGTCTTGCGAGTGCCGGTGACCTTGGCGAGATTGGCCGCCTCAAGGAGGAGCTCGCTACCAAGGACCGTGACATTGAGACCCTGAAGAAGCAGGCCGAGGGATTGGCTCGTGAGTACCACAACTTGGGTGACAAGGTCTCCGACAAGCCTGAGGGTCCCAAGAAGGATTTGTAA
- the dus3 gene encoding tRNA dihydrouridine synthase DUS3 (BUSCO:EOG09261ZPW;~COG:J;~EggNog:ENOG410PFC8;~InterPro:IPR001269,IPR018517,IPR035587,IPR013785;~PFAM:PF01207;~go_function: GO:0003824 - catalytic activity [Evidence IEA];~go_function: GO:0017150 - tRNA dihydrouridine synthase activity [Evidence IEA];~go_function: GO:0050660 - flavin adenine dinucleotide binding [Evidence IEA];~go_process: GO:0008033 - tRNA processing [Evidence IEA];~go_process: GO:0055114 - oxidation-reduction process [Evidence IEA]) — MADSAPALTQPEVNNNASNLEATAKHGPSDDAVAANGAEEPPSKKARLEDHSAQPDERELGRRRGIAPVKAEFVVQTTGRGTHAAQVAESNPDDNAEAAHYDDRDNNDKKDKKKKATGQNTHRSFGRSTDAKGLCPTRIFNPEFSPQECKFADKCRFEHDLRKYLEEYKREDLTTFNGVCPVWDARGKCHAGWKCRFVGSHMTEQETADGRKELVLVEDEERKQKAKPVVPHATEDGFVNVISNEDKVALARKKVGTPRADAYSKWLDKTGRDLEKQLHKRHQEEQNGEQEADEQAKEAKEENRAQYAEQPFLPSEKRRLYFGPETPALAPLTTQGNLPFRRLCSELGAQFTYSEMAMSMPLIQGSKSEWALMRAHESEMLPPTISPSQGVVQGYDRSKDVRLGAQIAANKPWQALKATEVLSKYTPNLRVIDLNCGCPIDLVYREGAGSALLDHPSKLEKILRGMNAVSEQIPITVKIRTGTRDNAPNAQKLVERLVLGGYESSLLDVGPPGIAAVTLHGRSRQQRYTRLADWSYIAECSALIKRLNEKTDEVTDTIREPDARTQPNGGKVYFLGNGDCYSHYDYDNHINNAGVDSVMVGRGALIKPWLFEEIQTGQYLDKSASERLSYIEKFAKYGLEAWGSDEYGIGITRRFMLEWLSFTHRYVPIGLLEYLPPNIQDRPPVWRGRNDLETLMGSDYYKDWIKITEMFLGPAHKDFKFEPKHKSNAYEVEG, encoded by the exons ATGGCGGACTCCGCACCTGCGCTGACACAGCCGGAAGTTAACAACAATGCTTCCAATTTAGAGGCTACCGCTAAACACGGCCCATCGGATGATGCAGTGGCTGCTAATGGTGCTGAAGAGCCACCCTCGAAAAAGGCGAGGTTGGAGGATCATTCGGCACAGCCCGACGAGCGCGAGCTTGGTCGGAGAAGAGGCATTGCTCCTGTGAAGGCTGA GTTCGTCGTCCAAACAACCGGAAGAGGTACCCATGCCGCCCAAGTCGCCGAATCGAACCCTGACGACAACGCCGAAGCCGCGCATTACGATGACCGCGACAATAATGATAAGAAagataagaagaagaaggctacCGGTCAGAATACTCACCGTAGCTTTGGGAGATCGACGGATGCAAAGGGTCTCTGCCCGACCCGTATTTTCAACCCCGAATTCTCGCCGCAAGAATGCAAGTTCGCCGACAAGTGCCGATTCGAGCATGATCTGCGGAAATACCTTGAAGAGTATAAGCGCGAAGATCTTACAACTTTCAACGGTGTATGTCCAGTCTGGGATGCTAGGGGCAAATGCCACGCGGGGTGGAAATGTCGTTTTGTTGGTTCGCACATGACTGAACAGGAGACCGCTGACGGACGGAAAGAGTTGGTTttggttgaggatgaggagcgCAAGCAAAAGGCGAAGCCCGTTGTCCCGCATGCGACGGAAGATGGTTTTGTCAATGTCATCTCGAATGAGGATAAGGTTGCGCTGGCGCGAAAGAAAGTCGGGACACCGCGAGCTGATGCGTATTCGAAATGGCTGGATAAGACTGGTCGTGACTTGGAGAAGCAGCTCCATAAACGTCATCAGGAGGAGCAGAATGGAGAACAAGAAGCGGATGAACAGGCCAAGGAAGCGAAGGAAGAGAACCGGGCGCAATACGCCGAGCAGCCTTTCTTACCGTCGGAAAAGAGGCGTCTCTATTTCGGACCAGAGACTCCAGCTCTGGCTCCTCTGACGACACAGGGCAACCTTCCTTTCCGGAGACTTTGTTCAGAGCTTGGCGCACAGTTTACCTACTCAGAGATGGCCATGAGCATGCCATTGATTCAAGGGTCGAAGTCAGAGTGGGCTTTGATGAGGGCCCATGAGTCCGAAATGCTCCCGCCTACCATTTCTCCCTCACAGGGTGTCGTGCAGGGCTACGACCGCTCCAAGGACGTCAGGCTCGGTGCGCAAATCGCAGCCAACAAGCCCTGGCAGGCATTGAAGGCTACCGAGGTCCTGTCAAAATATACGCCCAATTTGCGTGTTATTGACCTGAACTGTGGTTGTCCTATAGATCTTGTTTACCGCGAAGGCGCTGGCTCTGCCTTGCTTGACCACCCTTCGAAACTCGAGAAGATTCTGCGGGGTATGAACGCTGTTTCTGAACAGATTCCTATTACTGTCAAAATTCGCACTGGAACCCGAGACAACGCCCCTAATGCACAAAAGCTCGTCGAGCGTCTTGTTTTGGGAGGTTATGAATCCAGCTTGCTCGATGTTGGACCTCCCGGTATCGCTGCCGTGACTCTTCACGGACGAAGCAGACAGCAACGGTACACCAGACTAGCAGACTGGAGCTATATTGCCGAATGCTCTGCTCTTATTAAACGTCTGAATGAGAAGACAGATGAAGTTACAGACACCATCCGCGAACCAGATGCGCGGACGCAGCCCAATGGCGGCAAAGTATACTTCCTCGGAAACGGCGATTGCTACTCCCACTACGACTACGACAACCACATTAACAACGCTGGAGTGGACTCAGTCATGGTTGGCCGCGGAGCGCTCATCAAGCCCTGGCTTTTCGAAGAGATCCAAACCGGCCAGTATCTCGACAAGTCGGCATCAGAACGCTTATCATATATCGAGAAGTTCGCTAAGTACGGTCTCGAGGCTTGGGGTTCGGATGAGTACGGTATCGGCATCACTCGCCGTTTCATGCTCGAGTGGCTGAGCTTCACGCATCGCTATGTCCCCATTGGGTTGCTCGAGTATCTTCCTCCGAACATCCAGGACAGGCCTCCGGTCTGGAGAGGTAGAAACGACCTGGAAACTCTCATGGGCAGTGACTATTACAAGGACTGGATCAAGATTAC GGAGATGTTCCTCGGCCCAGCGCACAAGGACTTCAAGTTTGAACCCAAGCACAAGTCCAATGCCTATGAGGTGGAGGGTTAA